The nucleotide window CATGAAACTTGAatttagtaaaaaataataaaataaaatggtgacAAGAAACCATGTATCTAAGGCAAATACTTTGTTACAGCTTGACAAGCATGTACTTTTCTGAAACCATTACCACAGTCAAGTGACCAGCCTTGTCCCCTCAGGATGCATACTGTGTGACATTGTAAACTCTCATTCCTGGTTCATTCCTGGGTACAACTGCCTCAACCACCAAGTAACCACCAATCTTTTCATGTCATGCAGAGGAGCTTTTCTAGAATTCTGTACAAATAGAGTGATACAGAGTTTACCCCTTCAGGACcaccttccttttaaaaataacactgtCTTTTCTAATTCCATATCATGCGTTCTGATGATATTCACCCTCTAGCTCCTCTCAGATCATCCTGCCCTGCCATTCAGTTCTgtgtcctttctttaaaaaatctccTATGTTCAGTTTATGTTGCTATTCCTACAGTGTGATCAACCCACTAGACTAGTTGAaccacctttatttatttatttatttttattatttaattaaaaatttccacctcctcccatttccctcccgctccccccatccctcttccccttcctctccagtccaaagagtagtcagggttccctgacctgtgggaagtccaaggtcctccctcctccatccaggactaggaaggtgagcatccaaacagactaggctcccacaaagtcattacatgcagtaggatcaaaacccagtgccattgtccttggcttctcagtcagccctccttgtcagccccgttcagggagtctggtttgatcacatgctccattatccagctggccttggtgagctcccattagatcagccccaccgtctcagtgggtgggcacacccctcgggGTCCTAACTTCCTTTCTCATTGAACCACCTTTTTATACTCGACACTCAACATGATTCTTTAGAGATTCCTTAATGTGGCTGCATCTATTAGTGATTCATGCCTTTATTCTATTTCAGTTTTACTGCTAAAAAGCATTTCACTGTGTGGATCTATTTATTCTCCCATTTGTGATATGTGTTCTGTTCATCCTTAATTTTAGACTATTATAAAACCCCTAGAATATTTATATACAAGCCTCTGTATGGATCCAGTATGTATTTGGGAGTGGACTTTTTGAATCACATGTTTGGTATGTTTTGCCTTTTTAACGAACTTGAAAATGACTTTCCAAAGCAGCTTGGGGTTTTCGTTTGAGGGACAGGGAATGAGAGTTGCAGTTACTACATATTTTTGCCAATGTTTGATTCTTCTTTCAACCTTGGCCATAATAAGAACTCTGTAGTGGTGTCTACTGTGGATTAAGTTGAATTTACTAAGCCTGCTCAGGCCTTCACAACCTCTTGCTCTACTTGTCAAGTGTCTCTTTTGGTGAAGCAGTGGTTCAAAAGTTTGCTCATCTTTTAGTGGGCCATAATGCTTTCTTATCACTGAGGTTTTTTTGGTTCATTGCCttttctaggcagggtttctctgtgtaacagctctgaacCATTGAGTTCTAAGAGTCATTTATCAGCTGTCTGTGGCTGGAAGGTCTCTTCTCTCAATCCGTTCTGCCTTTTCATTTTGGAGTGGActgtatttgttttaaattagttAATTATGAGGGAACATAATTTAAACTGTGTTTGGGGCCATTCTAAGAGCACTCATAGAGGGATTTGCAAACCAGCAGGGATTTCAAACAACAGCAACTGAAACAGAATGTGTTGAATGGAGAGAGCCGTTTGGCGGGAACCAGTTTCTGGAGTACTCTTCATTGAATCATTTAATGAGTTAATTAACTTGATCTTATTAATTAGGAGAAAGCTGTATGGCACTTCTAGTCCAGCATTGGTGTTTGTTGAAAACTGTTAATTCTGGGGGATTTAAGACAGTTAAACGGAGGGTTTAAAAACAACACGGAGAAGAAAAGGGTCTGTTGCGCAGGTCAACGAACATTGTAACAGATTTAGAGAAAATGTCCGTGGTGAGCAACAGCGTAGCTCCGATCTACTCTCAGCTCTAGCAACCTTTGCATTTCTCGCAGCTAGAGAGGAAAGACAGAAGCCCAAAATGGTTAGGACCTTGTCGTCTCTCCCAGGCAAATTTCTCTTGGTTCACACCCGGGTGCAGCCAAGATGAGGGAGCTATGGTCAGTGACCACAGCATGACCTCGAGCTGGAGCTGGCCACTTCACATTCCTTTATAGCCTGCCTGCCCCAAGTCTTCAAGCATGTCTTCACCCTCTTCGTGTACTTACTTGATTCCATTGTGTCTTATTTGATGGAAGCGCCATTTATATACATTAATCATTTTATTGGCCTGTTTTCTGACTATTGTATTTCagagtatttaaaaatacatacggCAACTATTTTCACTTAGTCCATGGCACACTCCTCATTTTCTTAAAGCATGTTATGAGTAAATATACAATCAGATGTTGTCTGGGTACCTAGAATGGCTTAATGCCACTTAAATATCTAAATATCAATTTTTGTTAACTACAGGAAAGGCAATACAAACATGTACTTAGGTGTTACCATGTCTACATGCCTGCACTGCCATGTGTCTAGGCAACACTCCTATTCCCATGTAGCCTGTTGCTTCTCAAGATCCCTATCTTACTCATGAGCTTGAGAAGGCTCCCCTGCTAATCAGCCTCTCTAGAATCAGTGTCTTGATGCTTTGCTCAGAGGCCTGAGGTAGCAGAAGGCAAGGAAAGAACTGGTGCTCTGTCATCGCTTAGTCTTGTCTGGTCACCCACTACCGTCTTTTCTCCATATTATTTGACAAATGGACCCGGACACTTTCTGTTCTTCATATGTTAAAATTCTCCACAAACAGGGCTTTGAgcacttttgttttgagacagggtctcacaatgtctCTGTGgctggccaccatgcccagtttgaaTGGATGCTGGAGGTTTGAAGAGGTTGACAGAGAATGTCCTGACATCAGTACACACCACGTCAAGTTTTGAGCGAGACTGCCTGTTCTGAACAGTCTGGTGTGTCTCCAGCAGGAAGTTGTCTGCCTGACTCCAGAGAGCATCATGTGTCCAGGACATTTGAGGGGttgtttcctctgtctctcttcttctcagAACAAATTAACACCCCAAACATGTTATCTTAAGCCATTTTATGTTCCTGTCACATCATAATCAAGAGTAGGTAATTTGCAAATAATAGAGGTTTCTTTTGGCTCCCAGTCCTGGAGGCTGGGCAGCTTTAGATTAGGCAGCCACATCTCAGACTCGAGTCTcatagaaagcagaagagaagggagatgTGCGCACGAGCAGGCAGTTCTGAACTTCCACAAGACCGAACCCAAGTCTTCAAGAGATGGGGACTCTGCACCTCCTCCCTGTTAACACAGCCGCACTGAGGAACTGAAGTCCCATTCCCACAGACACAAACGTGCTGAGGAAGCTGAAACAGCACCACCTAGATGCTTTCCTGGCTTTGTGTTGCTATACTTAAAGCTTCCAGCTCTACTCTTTTATATTAAGTCTCTATGGGTACTTTCCTAGAGCATTATCTTCGTGAGTGTTCGGATGCCAGCTAAAATGATATTACCTTACCATAGCTTCCATACACAGTTGCCTGCTTTGGCTCAACAGAAGCCACCCTTTAGGTTAGGGTTCTTTTGGGGATTTTCACTGatactgtatgctgtgaatatgttttgttaccattggttaataaagaaagctgctttggtctgtaGCAAGGCAGgacaaagccaggtgggaaatccaagcagggatacagggagaagaagggtggaggcaggggcaCATCTAGCAATCCACAGGCACAACAAGATGCACTGGAGAGCAGATAATGCTATGAGGCCACATGGCAAAAATagagattagtagaaatgggttaatttaagttgtaagagctaactagTAATAAGCCGGAGCAATAGGCCAAATGGTTTGTAAATAACATTGATTATTTTGGGAAtgggaagctggaaaaaaaaagcattgccTCATTTTACAGTGGTGGGCATAATCTTGGTACTCTGGATAGCTAGTAAGCTCAGCCTGGACTGTATTTTAAATTGCATGGAAATAGCTTTTCCCCCAGTTTATCTGTATGGTCCAGAGAAGACAGCAAATACAGTCAGTCATTGCTGAGAATACACCATTCTCTCAGCTGCTCTAGACACTGGTTAGCCTAtgtatttctatattttgaaCTTGTATTTGACTCCCAGGCAGAAGAGAGCCTTGTTGAAGAAGAACTTCTGGGAAGGTTGGGATGTGACATAGCAGGAAGTAAGAACTGTGTTTTCAGGGCACTTCACTGTTTGGGCCCCCGGGTGCAGACTCATTGTGATGATCCTTCTTGGTTTCTCACTTTGAGTCAGGAAGGGGAGCCCTGCGCTGTCAACACAGTAGTAATTTGTCCCCGGACAGAGTTCTTCTATTGAAAGTTCACTCTTTGAGATGAAGCTCTCAGAGAAAATGCCTCAATGCAGTAACAACTGCCACGATTTTTCATATTGCTCTGACTCCAGAAAAATCTCCACTTGTTGGCAATAAGAACTTGGAGCAGTTACTAGACCTTTTTGAGACTTAGTTTTCTGCCTGCCCTAGAACATGAAGAAACAAATTTATTTCCATCCAAGGGGCTTATGTGGAAGATATCAAATCAATTGTGCCCATAGGTGCTCCACACCGCGCCCATTTCATCAGGGTCTCGCAAGACACAGCTGCTGCATGTGGTACTAAGGGTCAGAGAGACCCAAGTTCCCAAGGGTTGGACACAGGGACAAAACTCTAGCCAGTTGCCAAGTATCAGAGGAATTCCTTAAAAGCTTAGTTTTTCTTAGGACAGTGGGAGAAATTATTGTCCTCCGTCTCCCCTGAATACCTCTTTCtcttatgctttctcttttctcacttAGAGACCAGACATGATTTGAGCCATACACCTTGGATTTGGCCCTGAGAGTGTGCCTCTCTAGAGTTGCAGAGCAGAGGGAAGCCAGAAGGACAAATGAGGGGCCAGGAGCAGAGGACTCTGAAAGGTAAATGGAGGACAAGACTACTCAGGTTTTGGGGGTCAAAAAGGGTCTTCTCTCTCTTTGACACCTTTCCCTGGGAATAGACAGATACCCCCTCTTCCCTGAGAATCCATTAGGAGAAAGGTAAAGACATTTAATAAATGACAGGGGTTACTCAGGGCTTCTCAGTTATAGGCATGGACACATTCACATTTTATAAATCTACTAGAGAAAAATCTTTCCTCTGACAGCAAACGTTTTTTGGGCAAATACAACAGCTGATGTGTTCCTCTGGCTACCCAAGGCCCAGCCAGGTTCTAACTTTATAAGCATAGAGCCCCAAGAATAGAGTAGAAACACCGGGCACCGGGTTCCGGCTCCAGAACCACCTGCTTGTCACTTTCCTTTTCAATCCCACAATCATATCCTTAGAAACTTTAGCTCCCCCACTATCTCTTACCTTGTGTGATGCACGTGCAttccattgatttttaaattcctCAAAGTCGGGAGCCAGAAACTCCACTGCTTTTTAGGAGCGCTATACAGAGAACACCTTGTAAAGCATGCCCAACAGTTATTAACACAGGTGGCTACAGAAATCAGTAGAAATTATATTGCAACGTTGACTTTTATAtcgtaaatatttttattttcttaggttaaaattttaaataaagagtagaaaataatttaatttataaattaataaaaatttcaagtcttcCTTTGAcctttcaaagacagttcattCACGACCAGTCACAAGGGCAAGACTGTGACGCCTAAAGGTCGCCTGCAACCATCGTCCAGTCTCAGAGATACCAGATCACAGGTCTTAGTTCTGGAATGTATTAGTAAGTCTTCTGATGATGGAAAAGTTCTTGAGGATTTCCGCTCTGACCACCATCCAGGCGCAGCTGCTGTACCCCTTGACTTCAAGGAAGCTTTGCACCCTCCTGTAATAGCTCTTCAAACGTAGAATGGTTGGGAAGTTGCTCGGTGTCCATCTTTCATTTGCTAGGACTTTGTTCAGAAAGTCTATCTGATCATCGAGTATATCCAAGAAGCTTTCAACGATTTTCTTATTCCACCCAGTGCTGGAGGAATCGTTTTTGAAGACAATGAAGATATTCTGGAGCATTTCTCGGATGAAGATGGCGGcgtttttcttctctgtctgtcctAGGCGCTTCACCTCCATAGGGATCTTGAAGTTTTTTCTGTGGCCAAGGCAGAACTGTCCATCCAGCTGTTCCAGGAGCTCCAGACATTCTGAATTGGTGCTGCTTTGTCTGCGCTCAAGGATCTCGTAGTTGATAGACAGGGCTATGGAGAGAAACCCGAGCAGGAACGCAGCTTGGAGGATCCACCTGTTGGTCATGATGGAAGCTGGGCTGATGCTGGCTGCTACCTGCAAGATGAGGCAAAGACTGCCCAAGGCTGCAAGTGAGAATGCTCTTCTTCCATGGCTTGAGAAGGCTTTTTATAAGGGATGGTCCTTTCTGGTTCAGAGGAATTTCCCATTTTCAGTTCTCCCTTTCAGTtttcctttgtcattttttttctttttgtaacagcTTCTAATATTCATTTTACTTACATCCATGCCTATTTTATACACTATATATTAggttaaaatatatacaaactgTAAGGTTTTCTAAAACGTTTTAAGTTTCAATAATTGCtgaaacaaaggaagagaaacacccaggagaaaacaaaggaaagcagGTAGCCCTGAAGACAAAAGAACTCAAACAACCAAGGTGTCAATGGAAAGCCAGGCAGAGTAGCAGTTTATTCAGGATAGCTTGGCTTCTGCCCATTGAAATAGTGGGCCGGTGGGAGAGGGCCTCAGTGAGTGCCAAGGGGGCTTGCAATAGTTTACTACAGGAGAAACGTCCTATCAACAAGCCAAAGCTCCCTTGGGAGAGGGCTCCATGCCATACGAAAACTGCTCAAAGTGGGATCGAGTCTGAGAAGTGTAGAAACAAAAGAGACCAGGGAAAGAAAATCTGTCGGGTGGGCAACTGAGAGAAGTGGCAGCATTGCCCGGCACTTCCCCAAATCAACAGTAGAGGGAGCTCTGTGAAGTGAGGAAAACCACCCAAGCCTTTTCTAGAGCCAGGGAGGATGAGCTGCCACAGGAGAGATTACTGATATAGAACCAATACAGAGTTATAGTAGTGCAGTGTTTCTAGAAGAAGGAAAGGATTCCAGAaccacaggcacacagcacagaTCACAGCTCAGTGCTCTCATCCAAGAGCGCAGTGTATTTAGGAATTATTTAGAAGAGCATAAACCAGAGTTAGAAGCTCAAGAAATGAAGGAGGTAAGcagaaattcaatttaaaaatgggtttgTTTGAATTAGATAGAGTCACCAAGGTGAGCTCTTTGGGAGAAATCTCCATTGGAGGAAAACCTTGAATGTTTTGAAAACTGTCAGCAGCTACAACCCAACAATACATAAACACTATTACATTGACTAGGGGGAATGTGAGGTTTGTTCAATATCATAAGACACATAAAACACACCAAGTGGATGAGAAGGCCAAATGATCaaactccaggaaaaaaaaatcaaggaatatGAAAAGTGACGATGGAACAAGGGTGGTGTAGTACATCAATATGTGAACCTTAAGGCATAGCAGAAAACACTGATAATGTGACTGGAATCAAATTAGACAATTTCAGTGTATCAAAGCCACCCAGAAAGTCAGAGGAAGAGCAGGGCCAGAACCACACTGACGGTGCACAATGAAAGGCTCCGTTTTCTTCACTCTCTAAAAGGTCCTGAACAGAAACATTTATAGGAAGCCAGATACCAGGAAAAGAAACTTGGGTTAATAAAGATGGTATCTGTTCAATGTTACTGggtttaaaaacatacaaatcaaacaagaaacaggggagtcatttttatttattaattttgaaatgtatatttatttagtgggggtGGGTATGTCGGGTTGTGTGGGTACCACAGTAGGCAGATacgaagtcagaggacaactggtcAAAGGTGGTTCTCTCCTTTTGTTATGTAGGTTCCTGGAATCAAACCCAAGACTCTGGGTTTAGTGCTGAgtacctttatctactgagctgtctcacttGCCAAGGTAGCCATGTACGGCAACTGTGTTTTCCAAAGGCACAGAACAGTGAAGCCATCAGCTCAAAtgtcataaatgttttttttttttttggttttttcgagacagggtttctctgtggctttggagcctaaaTGTCATAAATTTATTCAAACATTTTAAGTctacagatttttgtttttcaaaaccagGTGGAACAGGGGTTGCTATTTCATATGACTTTAGGTTTTTCCATGGAAAGGTAAGGGGTCTGTGTTTCCTTTGGGGTCTGggaagatttttttgtttaagaGCTAATAGTGATTTTGAAGGGTAGATATAGAAAAGTGGATATAACTTCTACTTTGCTATCTGGGATTCTTGCTCTTGAGGTTTTCAATTACTTAATACAAACTATTAAGTCATAAAGTCAAAACAAGTTAGCCATGAAGGCACAggcctgtagtctcagcacttgagaggtgaagacaggagaattgaaggccaaggccagtctgggctgcatagcaagtcTGAGATGAGctatgctggctaattttatgtcagcttgacacaagttgGACttatctgagagaagggaacctcaattgagaaaattcctccataagTATCCAGCTGccggacattttcttaattaatggttGACGTGGGAAGGACtcaacccattgtgggtgataCCACAATGGAGGCCtaaggttctataagaaagcagactgagcaagccatgggcagcaagccagcaagcagaactcttccatgacctctgcatcagctcctggcaAATGCATCCAATCAAATATCAATAGAAGTTAGGAAGGGATGACACAGAGAGGATTAAAGGAGACATCTTTTCCTCTTCACTTTGTACCCATAGACCTATACGAAATGTGGCTTTCTCCATTATAAGAAGGTATCTCAAGACAGGGTCATTGGCAGCTTCATAATTTAATGCACTTTATTTGGGGTAATTTAAATGTGTTATTAGATTTTGATTTcttcatatccccctttaaacaTTCTCTATCATGAGCACATGTGTTTCTTCGGATAATGGAGGTATACAAGAGTCTAGTACCCTATAGTTGCAGCAAAAACGATTCACTCTATAATTTGTAAATATCTAGAGGAGAGTCCCAACACGAAGGTGTTATACACATCCAAGAAGTGGTATGATGGTTTTGATGTTAATTGTTCTACCAAATAGTCAGTCTCCATGGAGGGCCCATTGGTAGAGTCTTTAGGAGATAAGGCCCAGTAAGATGTCATTGGACCATCGTGGGAAGGGggtttgtctgtctgtgcctcagtttgCATTCTGGCCATGAGGTGAGGTGTGCCAAAGTACCCCCCCCCCAGGCTTTGGCGGGCTGCATCACAACCTCAAAGCAGCAGAAAGGATCAATAATGGGACTGAGCAGCAGCAATGAAACTTCCCTCTCTGCCAGTTTATTCTCTCAGGTGTGTATTGCAGTAATAGAATGCTAACACAGAAGGAATTCTAACCCCCTTGCTTTGATTATTACACACTGTGTGCAAAATGATTTTTACAATCTATTGTGCATACATCAGTAAAGCACTAAACACCCCAATTATACGGAAAAAGAAGGTGTAAAAAGCACCTCCAAGGCAGCCATACAAGAATACAGGGaggagttctcagtagtcctcattgtccactatgttcagcgagtccggttttatcccatgctttttcagactcaggccagctggctttggtgagttcccaatagaacatccccattgtctcagtgtgtgggtgcacccctcgcggtcctgagttccttgctcttgctctctctccttctgctcctgatttggaccttgagatttctgttcagacttcccacagggcagggaaccctgattgctcttagggctgacgagggagggggacttgattgggggaggtagagggaaatgggaggcggtggccgggaagagacagaaatctttaataaataaataaattaaaaaaaaagaatacagggaggaaaacaaacaagaggaGGCACATCAATAGTCCTAGGAACGGTCCTTAGAAATGGGTGGGCTCTTCCTGTTGTTTTTCATGGTGCGGTTTCCTAGCTTCTCACTGCTGAATATGTATTCTTAAAGAGACTCACCTAGAGCAAAATGGAATCAATGTGCCTTAACTTTTGAGTTtagtctgccccccccccataggtTGCATTCTCTTTCAGCCTTTTGCATGCCAGCTCTTAGCAGAACTGCAGCTACTTCATGATAGCAGAAGAACTGATCTCTGAATGAGCTTCTGAAACAgtgattttctttctctaaacCAAAGCCTGCTTCTGCTGTTGCACATCTAGCGACACCGGCGAGGGATTCCCTAAGCCTCAAGCTCAAGGGaagctctttccttttccctttctctttcttagtctcttctcttcttcctccttttctcttgcttcttctcCCCACACCCCCAAGCATTGTTTTTTCATTGGCCTGGAATATACGTGACACAAAGACCAAAGCAAGGATTTCCGAAGGCTTTCAAGGTAGTTGCGCTGTTTCCTTTAGCAAGGAAGAGACTTGTAACCTCCTAGAGAGTTTGCCTTTCCCTTGCTACGTGACCTTCCTCACTAGGTGGCACTTGGAGAACTCACAGTCGCTGGCATCGCAGGAGAGGCAGCGGTAGACGTGGCATTTTAGTCCCCCTTTGAGGGCACTCACTATGCAGTCTACTATGGAAAATCAAGCATTTTGCTTCGTAAAAATTAACCGGCCGCtggtatttttttctctgatttagcAGATAGTAGAGGTTCGATGTCCAAACCTGAGTACTGTACTAGTTTGGCCACAGCATGGCTACAGAGAATGAAGCTCTCTAAGAAACAGTATGTAGCCAGACACAGGATTCTCTTAGCTACTGCATAGAGAGTAAAATGAAAGAACTCAAAATGAAACTAAACTGCAAGCCCTGGTAAtgcaaacatatataaaaatagcatCACTGGGggggagagacggctcagcagttaagagcactggctgctccttcgGAGcccccaggttcagttctcagcactgaaATGGCAACTCCCAGCTGTTTCCAACTTCTGTTCCGGGGCAACTGACACCTTCTTTaggcctccacaggtactgtgTGTACATGggtcacaggcacacatacaggtaaaatgctcatacacatagatgaaaaataaaactctttaaaagtaaattaaataacattataaataaaatgcaatgcaGAACTAAATGTGCCAAGTTTTTACATAGGGCTGAATTAAGCTATTCCAAGGTTAAAACAGGTTGCTGTAATTATGTTTTATACTGGCCGTGGTAGTACATGCTTccaatctcagcatttggaaagtAGGATGCAGAAGGACTGCTAAAGTTCAAGGTTACCCCGGGTGATGTAGCATgaatgtctaaataaataaataaataaccagagtAGTGAGCTGACTCCGAGGGTGAAGGTGCCTGCCATGAAGTCTGACGAGTTACGTTTGATATCCAGGCCCTATGTGATGGGatgagagaattgactcctgcaagCTCTCCTCTAACCTCTACATGTAGGCTGTGATGTAGGCATGCCCCCAAATCATGcatccatgcatacatacatacacacacattttaaaaggaaactaAGAAATAATAGCAAAGGTGTTTTATGTAATTCTCATGATTACTACAGAGAAGAATCTGTATTACCTACCTAAGatataaagacaaagaaatggaaTGCAGCATTAAAGTAAATCACTGGAAAATATtgataagagaaagaaaagaacaaaggaaaagctgTTATCTACCAGCATTCACTTTGAAAGGAAATGAACTAAATTCTccaataaacagaacaaaacaaaacagcatagcTGAAAAGGTTTTTGAAACATGTGTCCAAAAAACACATTCCCCGAGAGCAATGGGAAAAGATTTCTCTTCACACAGCAACCAAAGGAGAACACAGGTAGCCATATGACATTGGAAAACAGCTGGGTTTTAAACACGAATCTCTCCTGAGAAACATGGAAGATTGCTATACAATGCTAAAGGGACAAACTCATCAAAAGTGTGCGgtcattgtaaatatatatgcaccAGACATCAGAGCACGGAAAATGCGAAGGAGAGAGCAGCAGAGCTGAAAGGAAGGGGGCACAGATGCTGATAGCAGCAGAGaggtccccagcactgaggacgCTATGCTAAGGAAAACAATAgcgaggaagaaaattaatatagCTACCATGGTTATGATAGTAGaagtttaaaatgaaattatacataaaaatgtagataaataataaaacatgttgAATGTGAGCTACCTTTTAGGAT belongs to Microtus pennsylvanicus isolate mMicPen1 chromosome 13, mMicPen1.hap1, whole genome shotgun sequence and includes:
- the Ifnb1 gene encoding interferon beta: MTNRWILQAAFLLGFLSIALSINYEILERRQSSTNSECLELLEQLDGQFCLGHRKNFKIPMEVKRLGQTEKKNAAIFIREMLQNIFIVFKNDSSSTGWNKKIVESFLDILDDQIDFLNKVLANERWTPSNFPTILRLKSYYRRVQSFLEVKGYSSCAWMVVRAEILKNFSIIRRLTNTFQN